The Oharaeibacter diazotrophicus genomic interval CGGTCACGACCATCGAGGGCAAGTTCGTCCAGACCGGTCCGGACGGGGCGCAGACCACCGGCTATTTCGTCATCGACCGGCCGGGCAAGATGCGCTTCCGCTACTATCCGCCGTCCCAGCTCGACATCATCGCCGACGGCAAGACGGTGGCGATCGACGACAAGGCGGCCAAGGAGCAGACGCTGCTGCTCCTGTCCGAGACGCCGCTGCGCTTCCTCCTCGAGAAGAACATCGACCTCACCCGCGAGGCCGCGGTCAGGGCGGTGTCGGCCGACGCCGACCTGATCACCGTGGTGCTGCAGGACGACGCCGTCTACGGCGCCGGCCAGCTGACGCTGATCTTCGACGCCCGGACCATCGAGTTGAAGCAGTGGACGGTGACCGACGCCCAGGGTCTCGACACCACGGTGGCGGTCTACGAGGTCAAGACCGGCACCGCGACCAATCCGAAGTGGTTCCAGATCGAATACTCCAAGTATCGCTGACGTCGCCGGCCGGTGTCGCCGCCGGCCCGCGGCTGCGTGGTTGCCGCGGCGGGGCGGGCTGAATATGGTCCGTGCCCGGGGGTGAACGGCGGGGCCGTTCCCGTGGAGATCCGCCGTTGAGCCGCATCGAACTGTCGTCCTTCCTGATCGCAGGGGCGGCGCTCGCCCTCGCGCTGAAATTCGGCCTGCTCGCGGCTCTGCTCGCGGGCCTGATGGTGCACGAGACCGTGCTGCTGATCGCGCCCTGGCTGAGGCGCAGCGCCGGGCTCGACCACGAGGTCGGCAAGGCGGTGGCGCTGGTGCTGTTCACGGGCGTGATCTCGCTCGGCCTCACCATCGTGATCCTCGCGGCGGTGCCCTTCCTCACCAACGGATCGGAGAGCGTCGCCGCCCTGTTGCGCAAGATGGCCGAGGTGGTCGAGAGCGCTCGCACCTATCTGCCGCCGTGGGCGAGCGAGCACCTGCCGGACAGCGCCGACGACCTCCAGGCCGTCGCCGCCAAGGTGCTGCAGGACCACGCCTGGGAGTTCCAGCGCATCGGTCAGGAGGTCGGCCGGGTCCTCGTGCACGTCTTCATCGGCTTCATCATCGGCGGGCTGCTGCTGTTCCGCCACTCGATGCCGTCGACCGACAACCCGGCACCGCTGGCGGCGGCGCTGCGCGAGCGCTGGCACCGGCTCTGCACCTCGTTCCGGCGCGTGGTATTCGCGCAGATCCGCATCTCCGCGCTGAACACGGTGCTGACGGCGATCTACCTGACCGTGATCCTGCCGCGCTTCGGCATCGATCTGCCGCTGGTCAAGACCATGATCGCGGTGACCTTCATCGCCGGCCTCTTGCCGGTGATCGGCAACATCATCTCGAACACCGTGATCGTCGTCGTCAGCCTCAGCGTGTCGGCGCTGGCGGCGGTCGGTTCGCTCGCCTTCCTGATCTTCGTGCACAAGCTCGAATACTTCATCAACGCCCGCATCATCGGCTCGCGGATCAACGCGCGCGCCTGGGAGATGCTGACCGCGATGCTGGTGATGGAATCGGTCTTCGGCATCGCAGGCCTGATCGCCGCGC includes:
- a CDS encoding AI-2E family transporter, which encodes MSRIELSSFLIAGAALALALKFGLLAALLAGLMVHETVLLIAPWLRRSAGLDHEVGKAVALVLFTGVISLGLTIVILAAVPFLTNGSESVAALLRKMAEVVESARTYLPPWASEHLPDSADDLQAVAAKVLQDHAWEFQRIGQEVGRVLVHVFIGFIIGGLLLFRHSMPSTDNPAPLAAALRERWHRLCTSFRRVVFAQIRISALNTVLTAIYLTVILPRFGIDLPLVKTMIAVTFIAGLLPVIGNIISNTVIVVVSLSVSALAAVGSLAFLIFVHKLEYFINARIIGSRINARAWEMLTAMLVMESVFGIAGLIAAPVFYAYLKEELSSRGLV
- a CDS encoding LolA family protein, with amino-acid sequence MTFAPIARRFARVARGLAAAGLAAALLAAPAAAAPNLAGLSPEQRATVDAVNKYFNSVTTIEGKFVQTGPDGAQTTGYFVIDRPGKMRFRYYPPSQLDIIADGKTVAIDDKAAKEQTLLLLSETPLRFLLEKNIDLTREAAVRAVSADADLITVVLQDDAVYGAGQLTLIFDARTIELKQWTVTDAQGLDTTVAVYEVKTGTATNPKWFQIEYSKYR